Within Portunus trituberculatus isolate SZX2019 chromosome 3, ASM1759143v1, whole genome shotgun sequence, the genomic segment TTACCTTACATTGTGGAAAATAAGCGATAAAtgaagtagaaaggaagaaaaagtgacgGAGATTAGGCTCCTATTGTCACTTCTGAGATTGTACACtaattcaaaaggctttatttaaattgacacgagtttttttatGTGCTTTTTATGGatgtagaggcagagtgacgagatttctacattatggaCGGgagaaatacttgaaaaaacTGCTATAGTAATATTTGTGGCCATTTTaagttagagaaaaagagagagagcatccaagAAAAGGTAGAGCTaacacaaatatcttgaaaaatctacaataatcatctctgtggtatttttaagtgagagagagagagagagaccatccaAGTGACAAGGTAGAGAACCCGctatagtcatctctgtggctctttttgattagagagagagagagagccagccatcATAAACATCTTGAAAAtgccgctaatcatctctgtggccctttttagttacagagagagagagagagaggggatccaAGTGACAAAgtagagaaaacacaaacatcTGAGGGTGGGGAGTGTTCGGAGGATGGCTGGCGTGGAGCACAACGATGACATACATGAGGAGATCCTGAGCTGCGATGGCatagagaacgaggaggagatcGTGCACATCATTCAGGACGACTCTAGGGTGGAGGAGAgccaagaaaatgaagaggcagCTAGCTCAGGTGATTGTCGATGTAGTGTTTGTTTGGCCTgtcaatctaacctaatctaacttgctgtatctaatttttctattttaacttGCTTGTATCTAATTTAAAGAATAATGAGGAGATGGCCAGCTTAGGTGATTGTCGATTTAGTGTTTGTTTGGCCTGTCAGTCTAATCTATTCTATCTTGGCTGTATTTGAGTTTTCTATTGTAACTTGTCTGTGTCAGTGTTGAAAGTGGCATGTGTGTTGCTTACTTTACTGAACATAACTTAATCTAccttcaccttacctaacctaacctaacctgagtgTGCCAAGTGTTGTAGAGTCAGTGTTGAAAGTGGCATGTGTGTTGTTTACTttacctaacataacttaattcagcttcatctcacctcacctaacctaacctaaccttaccttagtGTGTAGAGTGTTGCAGAGTCAGTGTGTTGCAGGTTTAGAGTTTTGGGTGCCGCCTCTCCTGGCCGTGGGGCGCGAGGGGCAAAGGCTGACGGTCACACAGGAGGAGCTGCAGAGAAGAGTGTCACCGCCTGAGTGCCTAAGGTGAGTGCCACTTCATAATAAATTGATGGATGTTGTTGGTGTAGAATTAGTAACATGGTGTATGGATTTTTGTGTTTGATATTCTCGTTTGGCATCTTTGTGggtaattattttatttgtcttttactactacaactactactgctactgctactaccactaccactaccactaccactaccactactactactactactactactactactactactacagccagACCATGTTGCTGTCGCTTCTGAGGCTAagtaaggagaagggaagggacctGCGACTAACACTGGAGAAGAATGGAATCAAGAAACTCACTCCCAAATCTGCcgtcatctcttccttcaccaagcTGACTGAGAGTGAGTGACGGATTCCTCTATGTGTGTactgtattattatttcttctttattatttgttatttacttatttattttattttttattttattgtgtatttttttcctttttcttgctgttttcattttttttttactttttgtagtgtgtagttttttttgtgaagggtgaaaattctctctctctctctctctctctctctctctctctctctctctgtaagaaaaatgtgttaaaaatATAGACACCATCAGAAATATTGTTTTAAGATTcaaataacctctctctctctctctctctctctctctctctctctctctctctctctctctctctctctctctctctctcactccagcGGAGGCAGCACAATTAGCGGAGGACTATTTCTACCTGGCATCTCGTAACTTGCGGCTACGAGAGATAAGCCGGGAGGTGGTGGGGGCTCGGGGCGGCTGGGAGCAGTTTGAGGGACAGGCTAACATGATAAagtaagtttatttttatttatttttttatttatttataccatgtgggcttttcgcaggaatttatgggctaaaagtggtatttttggggtacctcctatctaaaagcccaccTGCTTGGAAATCATTGCCCTgtgtgaggaaacccaacctacactcggaccgtggacaggattcgaaccagtgcacttggagacccctcggaccttcaaagcacgcatggttccactgtaccacggcggccccttaaTTGTCCTTGCTATAGTTtgtgtacaggtaactcttgattcaCAATACCCCTCCctcacatcactaccaccaccaccaccactacctctattCTATTATATTCaattctattctatttctatccttttttttctaatccttcagcttaatatccttcccttcatatcacaaccaccaccaccactacctcccctcaccacatctcccctcacccccacagGGACGTACTGGAGCACATagtgagggaggtggagagccGAGacactcccctcaccctcatGACTCACGGCTTCTCCCCTCTCATCCTACGGGCCGTGGTGGACATCATTATTGAGATCCTCACCTTCAAGGACACCAACCCTGCACCTTCATAGCTTCTATTTGGTGTTTacttgtgtgttggtgtttatTGTGTTGTGTGCGATGGGTCAAAGTTTTTGgtattttcttattcaaatttttcactccttttttttatgttgccagtTTACCAgttgtgttattttcttcttttttttttgtcttctattttttttttgtgtgtgttttgtgatatggttgttgtgtttcttgattttctttttatttttctcttgtttcttttattttttgttgtggtattgttttttttcttgctagttttgtcttttcttcttctttttttgtcttcttttctttttatgtgttttgtggtatggatcttattttttttttttttttaccattcattttttttcttcataactaCTTTTTTGTGAtagttctttttatatttccatttatgtttttcttcttttttgtcttctattttcttttttgtgttttgtggtatggttcttgtgtttcttgatttttttacattttttctcccctttctttttagttattcttttcttcttgctagttttccttttctttttttttttttcttttctgttctttttggGTTATTGCTGTGTGGTAATgcccttagttttttttttttttttttttttttttttgcatgtatatttttttcttgcttgttttgtccttttttttttatttttttctgtttcttttttggtTTATGGTTGTGTGGTATAGGTCTTCattagcttttatttatttattttttgtttctcctttatatATCCATTATTTGTGGGATGATTTCTTCTTGctagttttttccttcttttcttcttttgtgtcttttctattgtttttctttttttttttgtgtatattttgtggTTCTTACTTATTCTTCCtgatttttgtaattatttttctctctccttttctttatctgtttttcttgtagtatagttttttttttaccattttttgtccaatttttcctctttctggtattgtttgttttttgtggtccagttctttcattttctctctttttttagtcttttctagtgtaatttttcattttttgtctagTTATGTAATTTTTccccatctttctccttttttaatttgtaagaaaacacataaatgaagtaaagttaCATAATTGAATGAAATAAACCATGATATTGATtagcaaacaaaataaaatgaagaaatagaataagcCAAAAtcttaagaaataataataatagtaataataacaataaaaacaatgaatttTAATATATAATTGCAAATGAAgacaactttttctttttcttcgtaatATTCCCGTCAAACAAAAAACGTCGTAAAATTTATTCCCTTGTACCAGCAAAGagcataatgaaataaataagaacactGAAGTCATCCCTTGTCTACC encodes:
- the LOC123508635 gene encoding transcription factor aptf-1-like → MAGVEHNDDIHEEILSCDGIENEEEIVHIIQDDSRVEESQENEEAASSGLEFWVPPLLAVGREGQRLTVTQEELQRRVSPPECLSQTMLLSLLRLSKEKGRDLRLTLEKNGIKKLTPKSAVISSFTKLTETEAAQLAEDYFYLASRNLRLREISREVVGARGGWEQFEGQANMIKDVLEHIVREVESRDTPLTLMTHGFSPLILRAVVDIIIEILTFKDTNPAPS